A window of ANME-2 cluster archaeon contains these coding sequences:
- a CDS encoding type II toxin-antitoxin system PemK/MazF family toxin — protein sequence MERPVKGDIVVIPFPFSDLSASKKRPALVVANLTGDDVILSQITSAAKNDQYSILLAKNDFNAGNLKVESRIRPNRLFTADKSIVEYRAGTLKKEKMKEVEQKLISIFTQ from the coding sequence ATGGAAAGACCTGTAAAGGGCGATATTGTTGTAATTCCTTTTCCGTTTTCAGATCTAAGTGCTTCCAAGAAAAGACCTGCACTGGTCGTGGCCAACTTGACCGGGGATGATGTGATTCTCAGTCAGATAACGAGTGCGGCGAAAAACGATCAATATTCCATATTGCTTGCGAAAAACGATTTTAACGCAGGCAACCTAAAGGTGGAAAGCAGGATTCGACCAAACCGGCTCTTCACAGCTGACAAATCAATAGTAGAATACAGAGCAGGAACTTTAAAGAAGGAAAAAATGAAAGAGGTCGAACAAAAGCTTATCAGCATATTTACCCAATAA